In Dehalococcoidia bacterium, a single genomic region encodes these proteins:
- a CDS encoding TIGR03618 family F420-dependent PPOX class oxidoreductase, translating to MLTLEDLDSLLSQNNVVVFTTYRRDGMPQQSLVTVGKIDNSLVFTTRSRNAKAFNLTRDPRCALMIISTDRRTFAVLDGIAEVSTPTNTDPEELRQILQGIYRAAAGKEHPDWAEYDKVMIEQKRIAISLKPTRIIGHNV from the coding sequence ATGCTAACACTTGAGGATTTAGATTCTTTGCTGAGTCAGAATAACGTAGTGGTGTTTACTACTTATCGTCGTGACGGCATGCCGCAGCAAAGCCTTGTGACCGTAGGAAAAATTGATAACAGTCTGGTATTCACTACACGATCTCGAAATGCTAAAGCTTTTAACCTCACTAGGGACCCACGGTGTGCACTTATGATCATAAGCACCGATCGTCGGACTTTTGCTGTATTGGATGGAATTGCAGAAGTCTCCACTCCTACTAATACTGACCCAGAGGAACTACGACAGATTCTCCAGGGGATATATAGGGCAGCTGCCGGTAAAGAGCATCCCGATTGGGCAGAATATGACAAGGTTATGATTGAACAGAAGCGTATAGCAATATCCCTCAAACCCACTCGAATCATTGGCCATAATGTTTGA